One Streptomyces sp. P9-A2 DNA window includes the following coding sequences:
- a CDS encoding response regulator transcription factor, translating to MGGPRLPAARSGRDGRAVIRVLIVDDQAIVRTGMAMILAAEDDIDVVAEAVDGVHAIEEAARHRPDVVLMDIRMPRLDGLDALRALTRPTADHVPKVVMVTTFDDEEYVNTALQSGACGFILKDSGPRLLAEAVRAAAVGDSLISPSITVRLLRRLVAPGARRSPDADLSPREVDVVRLVAQGLTNAEISHALSITVGTVKTHLGNIQGKLAVRNRVEIAAWAWRVGLARTG from the coding sequence ATGGGTGGTCCGCGCCTGCCTGCCGCTCGCTCCGGCCGGGACGGACGGGCCGTGATCCGCGTACTCATCGTCGACGACCAGGCCATCGTGCGCACCGGCATGGCCATGATCCTGGCGGCCGAGGACGACATCGACGTCGTCGCCGAGGCCGTGGACGGCGTCCACGCCATCGAGGAGGCCGCCCGGCACCGGCCCGACGTCGTCCTGATGGACATCCGCATGCCGCGTCTCGACGGCCTGGACGCGTTGCGTGCGCTGACCCGCCCCACGGCGGACCACGTCCCGAAGGTGGTCATGGTCACCACGTTCGACGACGAGGAGTACGTCAACACCGCCCTCCAGTCGGGTGCCTGCGGCTTCATCCTCAAGGACTCCGGCCCTCGGCTGCTGGCGGAGGCGGTGCGGGCCGCGGCGGTGGGAGACTCCCTCATCAGTCCCTCGATCACGGTCCGTCTGCTGCGCCGACTGGTGGCGCCCGGTGCGCGGCGGTCACCGGACGCGGATCTCTCCCCGCGTGAAGTGGATGTCGTCCGGCTCGTCGCACAGGGGTTGACCAACGCCGAGATCTCGCACGCCCTGAGCATCACGGTGGGCACGGTCAAGACCCACCTGGGCAATATCCAGGGCAAGCTTGCCGTCCGCAACCGGGTGGAGATCGCCGCCTGGGCCTGGCGGGTCGGGCTGGCCCGGACGGGCTGA
- a CDS encoding sensor histidine kinase: MCFPRRRPGDGFRPLRSLLWTAAAGAVLATALLDVHYGTFRQPDTGTLLGVSASVTAVSLPALLALVGRGARPGVLVCPGGAAAAASLACSVGLHVSAGAASASSAYGAFEPVTLLVVLAVTARRGRPVPAAVVTVGLLAAVIARPLALHVHEGSVIVSFVLTLVAVAVAGASVATRLVAADRRQREHRIRLHQRVDLARELHDFVAHHVTGIVVQAQGAQAVAAKRPDLVVPALERIERTGAEALVSLRRMVGQLRAEDDGTPLVAPVEIRGLRILVADFRMRGVSSRLVEDGPTETLPPEVAAVVHRVTMESLTNVRKHAHDCRDVRVRVQVLPQQAVVEITNDGTARRTPADGYGLKGLRERVTGVGGTFRAGATAGGGWVVRACLPLAPAGTDGP, translated from the coding sequence ATGTGTTTCCCTCGGAGAAGGCCGGGCGACGGCTTCCGTCCCCTTCGCTCCCTGCTGTGGACGGCCGCGGCAGGTGCGGTGCTGGCCACCGCGCTGCTGGACGTGCACTACGGCACGTTCCGGCAGCCGGACACCGGAACCCTGCTGGGCGTCTCGGCCTCGGTGACGGCCGTCTCGCTGCCGGCTCTGCTCGCACTGGTCGGGCGGGGCGCCCGGCCGGGGGTGCTCGTCTGCCCGGGCGGGGCCGCCGCGGCCGCTTCGCTCGCCTGCTCCGTGGGGCTGCACGTGAGTGCCGGCGCGGCGTCGGCGTCCTCCGCCTACGGTGCCTTCGAACCCGTGACTCTGCTGGTGGTGCTGGCGGTCACCGCACGACGCGGCAGGCCGGTGCCCGCGGCGGTCGTCACCGTCGGGCTGCTGGCCGCGGTGATCGCGCGCCCCCTGGCGCTGCACGTCCACGAAGGCAGCGTCATCGTCTCCTTCGTCCTGACGCTCGTAGCCGTGGCCGTGGCGGGGGCGAGTGTGGCCACCCGGCTGGTGGCGGCCGACCGACGGCAGCGGGAGCACAGGATCCGTCTGCACCAGAGAGTGGACCTGGCACGGGAGTTGCACGACTTCGTGGCTCATCATGTGACCGGCATCGTCGTGCAGGCCCAGGGTGCACAGGCGGTCGCCGCCAAACGCCCGGACCTGGTCGTGCCCGCGCTGGAACGCATCGAGCGGACCGGCGCGGAAGCCCTGGTCTCGCTGCGCCGCATGGTGGGCCAACTCCGCGCCGAGGACGATGGGACACCGCTCGTCGCACCGGTGGAGATTCGCGGGCTGCGCATCCTCGTCGCCGACTTCAGGATGCGGGGCGTGTCCTCGCGGCTCGTCGAGGACGGGCCCACGGAGACCCTGCCGCCGGAGGTGGCCGCCGTCGTCCACCGCGTGACGATGGAATCCCTCACCAACGTGCGCAAACACGCCCACGACTGCCGCGACGTCCGGGTCCGCGTGCAGGTTCTTCCGCAGCAGGCCGTCGTCGAAATCACCAACGACGGTACGGCCCGCCGGACCCCTGCCGACGGCTACGGTCTCAAAGGGCTGCGGGAACGGGTCACCGGAGTCGGGGGCACGTTCCGTGCCGGTGCCACCGCGGGCGGGGGATGGGTGGTCCGCGCCTGCCTGCCGCTCGCTCCGGCCGGGACGGACGGGCCGTGA
- a CDS encoding VanZ family protein has protein sequence MNVNFDIPPLYVLGPGLIAFAAATAVRARRSQPGWTGRHAGVRIAAAVYAAAVLSITVFPITVTWGEYASQTPWYNQINFIPLITFDVTAVPNVIMFVPFGMLLPLISRVSGVLRATAVSLLASLSIELAQLLSYVLFNNGRACDVNDLLANALGGLIGWLLVRAALGRPSPAALLRDIALPGSAAYVRRTAVAPV, from the coding sequence GTGAACGTGAACTTCGACATCCCCCCTCTCTACGTACTGGGCCCCGGACTGATCGCCTTCGCCGCCGCGACCGCCGTACGCGCACGCCGGTCGCAGCCGGGCTGGACCGGCCGGCACGCGGGAGTGAGGATCGCCGCCGCCGTCTACGCCGCGGCGGTGCTGTCGATCACCGTTTTCCCCATCACCGTGACCTGGGGGGAGTACGCCAGCCAGACCCCCTGGTACAACCAGATCAACTTCATCCCCCTGATCACGTTCGACGTGACCGCCGTCCCCAACGTGATCATGTTCGTGCCGTTCGGGATGCTGTTGCCGCTGATCAGCCGAGTGTCCGGCGTACTCCGGGCGACGGCGGTGAGCCTGCTGGCGAGCCTGTCCATCGAGCTGGCCCAGCTGCTGAGTTACGTGCTCTTCAACAACGGCCGGGCCTGCGACGTCAACGACCTTCTCGCCAACGCCCTGGGCGGCCTCATCGGCTGGCTGCTGGTGCGCGCCGCACTCGGCAGGCCGTCCCCTGCCGCCCTCCTGCGCGACATCGCCCTGCCCGGCTCGGCCGCGTACGTCCGGCGTACGGCGGTGGCGCCGGTGTGA
- a CDS encoding SpoIIE family protein phosphatase, whose translation MAGVEPTQALGERTPAGPAATLTMALEAIGGGAYVVDEQGRVIAVNAHAEQLLAMPAETLLGRDAHDLLHRDAHGQPLSRAQCSMRQAFLAGRTAQAEGNYFACGDGSLLPISWLITPYDVGDHALGTLVLFHPRHPLEIDPQPEPAAGPLPELERLALLAETTTQLTSTLDVEEALRRLVTLVVPRLADWAVVDLITERDEVWRTLVVHADGDALVRHEELQGPMPPVPEDSQMPLSRALRGVASALAGPRTYRGAPDSGIALEQRGLFDATGIRSAAIAPIRSTREVLGALTLGRTRQPVDFTTDDLPLIEDIARRAGLALDNASLYERQRKVAETMQNHLLPQMPHVPGLQMTVRYLPAPDASQVGGDWYDAFSLSDGATALAVGDVVGHDLEAAAGMAQLRNMLRAYAWALREPPSKIIGRLDEALLHITDVAMATVIFARLEEAEDCHWKLSWTNAGHPPPLLISHDGLADYLTDGHGILLGTGARRPRTDAAALLPPGSTLLLYTDGLIEEPGHTLDEGLHRLRQHAAALAHRPLASFTDHLLRRVRPAANDDDVALLALRTPARSRS comes from the coding sequence ATGGCAGGGGTGGAGCCTACGCAGGCCCTCGGGGAACGGACCCCGGCCGGACCCGCCGCCACGCTCACCATGGCGCTGGAGGCCATCGGGGGCGGCGCGTACGTCGTGGACGAGCAGGGCCGCGTGATCGCGGTCAACGCCCACGCCGAACAGTTGCTGGCCATGCCCGCAGAGACTCTCCTCGGTCGCGACGCGCACGACCTGCTGCACCGGGACGCCCACGGCCAGCCTTTGTCCAGGGCTCAATGCAGCATGCGGCAGGCTTTCCTCGCCGGGCGCACCGCCCAGGCCGAGGGGAATTACTTCGCATGCGGGGACGGCTCCCTGCTGCCCATCTCGTGGCTGATCACCCCCTATGACGTCGGTGACCACGCACTCGGCACGCTCGTTCTCTTCCACCCCCGGCACCCGCTGGAAATCGATCCTCAGCCGGAGCCGGCGGCCGGCCCGCTGCCGGAGCTCGAACGGCTCGCGCTGCTGGCCGAGACCACCACTCAGCTGACCTCCACCCTTGATGTCGAAGAGGCGCTGCGCCGGCTGGTGACCCTGGTGGTGCCCCGGCTGGCGGACTGGGCCGTCGTCGATCTGATCACCGAGCGCGACGAGGTGTGGCGCACCCTCGTCGTCCACGCGGACGGGGATGCCCTGGTGCGCCACGAGGAGCTGCAAGGACCGATGCCCCCGGTCCCGGAGGATTCCCAGATGCCCTTGTCCAGGGCCCTTCGCGGGGTCGCTTCCGCCCTGGCCGGCCCGCGGACCTATCGGGGGGCACCGGATTCCGGCATCGCGCTCGAACAGCGTGGTCTGTTCGACGCCACCGGGATCCGCTCCGCGGCCATCGCCCCCATCCGCAGCACGCGCGAAGTGCTGGGGGCCCTCACTCTGGGCCGCACCAGGCAGCCGGTGGACTTCACCACCGACGATCTTCCCCTGATCGAGGACATCGCCCGCCGGGCCGGCCTCGCCCTGGACAACGCGAGTCTCTACGAGCGCCAGCGCAAGGTCGCGGAGACCATGCAGAACCACCTGCTGCCCCAGATGCCGCACGTTCCCGGGTTGCAGATGACGGTGCGCTACCTGCCCGCGCCCGACGCCTCACAGGTCGGCGGCGACTGGTACGACGCCTTCTCCTTGTCCGACGGCGCCACCGCGCTGGCGGTGGGAGACGTCGTGGGTCACGATCTGGAGGCCGCGGCCGGCATGGCGCAACTGCGCAACATGCTCCGCGCCTACGCCTGGGCCCTGCGGGAGCCCCCCAGCAAAATCATCGGCCGGCTGGACGAGGCGCTCCTGCACATCACCGACGTCGCCATGGCCACCGTGATCTTCGCCCGGCTCGAAGAGGCGGAGGACTGCCACTGGAAACTGTCCTGGACCAACGCCGGCCACCCGCCTCCCCTGCTCATCAGCCACGATGGTCTGGCCGACTACCTCACGGACGGCCACGGCATTCTTCTGGGCACCGGGGCCCGCAGGCCCCGCACCGACGCCGCCGCCCTGCTGCCGCCCGGCTCCACCCTGCTGCTGTACACCGACGGGCTGATCGAAGAACCCGGCCACACCCTCGACGAGGGTCTGCACCGGCTGCGCCAACACGCCGCCGCTCTCGCCCACCGCCCGCTGGCCTCCTTCACCGACCATCTGCTGCGCCGGGTCCGCCCCGCCGCCAACGACGACGACGTCGCCCTCCTCGCCCTGCGGACACCCGCCCGAAGTCGATCCTGA
- a CDS encoding carboxymuconolactone decarboxylase family protein has product MASERFQKAMEKMMEYQPKGNPDIASHTKLIEYYEELAPDLPNLIVEFPFGDIYSRPALDKKQQALVTISGLTAFGTEPQLELHINTGFNVGLTKDQVVGAIIHLIPYVGYPKCLNALTLVKKVLAERDDVE; this is encoded by the coding sequence ATGGCGTCCGAACGTTTCCAGAAGGCAATGGAAAAGATGATGGAGTACCAGCCCAAGGGCAACCCCGACATCGCGTCGCATACGAAGCTCATCGAGTACTACGAGGAACTCGCACCTGACCTGCCGAACCTGATCGTCGAGTTCCCGTTCGGTGACATCTATTCCCGGCCGGCCCTGGACAAGAAGCAGCAGGCCCTGGTCACCATTTCGGGGCTGACGGCCTTCGGCACCGAGCCGCAGCTCGAGCTGCACATCAACACCGGCTTCAACGTCGGTCTCACAAAGGACCAGGTCGTCGGGGCGATCATCCACCTGATTCCCTATGTCGGCTACCCGAAGTGCCTGAATGCCCTGACGCTCGTCAAAAAGGTGCTTGCCGAGCGCGACGACGTCGAATAG
- a CDS encoding NAD(P)-dependent oxidoreductase, with protein sequence MHLVIGLGPIGGNLGTHLAEKGREIYGYDLDTARVAEWAQESGSEFSGSDLAEVPWDAVTSVNIVVRLAHQVEAVLRGLNDAIGRPLSIFVNTTLTPTDARRIAVLGNDNWRIFESPVSGGPAGARRGTMSIFLAGPAPTDDEERLLADQAGHVFRLSEYGQPAMVKLLNNALATYNLTATAQILNLADAHGVPADKLAEVLAVSTGQSWMSDNIKEVAHDLLLKDVGLLRTELQQLPVTDLDGDVEGQILAARAALGSEAK encoded by the coding sequence ATGCATCTGGTGATCGGCCTCGGGCCGATTGGCGGAAACCTCGGCACCCACCTCGCCGAAAAGGGCCGCGAAATATACGGCTACGACCTCGACACCGCGCGTGTCGCCGAGTGGGCGCAGGAGTCGGGCTCGGAATTCTCCGGCTCCGACCTGGCCGAGGTCCCCTGGGACGCGGTCACGTCCGTCAACATCGTCGTACGCCTGGCCCACCAGGTCGAGGCCGTTCTCCGCGGCTTGAACGACGCAATCGGCAGGCCACTGAGCATTTTCGTCAACACGACGTTGACCCCGACCGACGCCAGGAGGATCGCCGTCCTGGGCAATGACAACTGGCGGATCTTCGAGTCCCCGGTCTCGGGCGGACCGGCGGGCGCTCGCCGTGGCACCATGAGCATCTTCCTGGCAGGCCCGGCGCCGACCGACGACGAGGAGAGGCTGCTCGCCGACCAGGCCGGACATGTCTTCCGTCTGTCCGAGTACGGTCAGCCTGCCATGGTGAAGCTGCTCAACAACGCACTGGCCACCTACAACCTGACCGCCACGGCCCAGATCCTGAACCTGGCGGACGCGCACGGTGTCCCGGCGGACAAACTGGCCGAGGTCCTTGCGGTTTCCACAGGTCAGAGCTGGATGAGCGACAACATCAAGGAGGTCGCCCACGACCTCCTGCTCAAGGACGTCGGGCTGCTCCGTACCGAGCTTCAGCAGCTGCCCGTGACGGACCTGGACGGCGATGTCGAGGGTCAGATCCTCGCCGCCCGTGCGGCCCTGGGCTCCGAGGCGAAATAG
- a CDS encoding SpoIIE family protein phosphatase: protein MDAAMAAVMRETGAFGGMLYVLPPGDDALWLVIVAGTPHEFAAPWRRVTLSDPIPVADAVRERRLVWIGGQEEMARRYPRPALVLPYDFAMAAAPVASGTALQGGLVLLWPGAHPPQLSPHERDAIETGCRHLGNLLRQAADHGDPLLPAGRPRTLPPPAGRIPFPAEAAAVTAFVDRLPGGSCALDTNGRITFITPAGAELVGADRADLVGALPWEVLPWMDVPQVEDRYRAAMVSRRPQAFTVLRPPDVWLSFELYPDFSGISVRITGTDPSEGAPASPAAPAAGPSRAILLYHLMQLAATLTEAVGVQDVVEQSADQLLPALGAQAMVLMTVEGGRLKIHGHRGYRAGIVGRFDTVALSSGVPGSKVLTTGVPDFFATFAELRRAYPSAVHEDGMASWAFLPLIASGRPIGSLLLAYSRPHVFPSGERAVLMSLAGLVGQALDRARLYDAKHHLVHRLQSALLPHTLPHVPGLKVAARYLPATRGLGIGGDFYDLIRLDERTAGATIGDVQGHNVDAAALMGQVRTAVHAHATVGASPDDVLAATNRLLIDLDPGLFTSCLYVHLDLATHRACLATAGHPPPLLRHADGRTELLPVPPGLLLGIEQDIRYPVLEIPLPPGCVLALYTDGLVETPGTDIDDATAALAGLLEHADPTDLDAMADLLVRHAPAPGDDIALLLLSPGE from the coding sequence ATGGACGCCGCGATGGCCGCCGTGATGCGGGAGACCGGTGCGTTCGGGGGGATGCTGTATGTGCTGCCACCGGGCGACGACGCCTTGTGGCTGGTCATCGTGGCAGGGACACCACATGAGTTCGCGGCCCCGTGGCGGCGGGTCACGCTGTCCGACCCGATACCGGTGGCGGACGCCGTGCGCGAGCGGCGCCTGGTGTGGATCGGCGGTCAGGAGGAGATGGCGCGCCGTTACCCGCGGCCGGCGCTCGTGCTGCCGTACGACTTCGCGATGGCGGCCGCCCCGGTCGCTTCCGGGACCGCGCTTCAGGGCGGGCTGGTGCTGCTGTGGCCCGGTGCACACCCACCGCAGCTGAGCCCGCACGAGCGTGACGCCATCGAGACGGGCTGCCGTCACCTGGGCAACCTCCTGCGGCAGGCCGCGGACCACGGCGATCCGCTCCTGCCCGCCGGCCGGCCGCGGACCCTGCCCCCGCCGGCCGGGCGCATCCCCTTTCCCGCCGAAGCGGCGGCGGTCACGGCCTTCGTCGACCGCCTGCCCGGAGGGTCCTGCGCACTGGACACGAACGGCCGCATCACCTTCATCACCCCGGCCGGCGCCGAGCTCGTCGGTGCCGATCGGGCCGACCTGGTGGGTGCCCTGCCCTGGGAAGTGCTGCCGTGGATGGACGTCCCCCAGGTCGAGGACCGCTACCGGGCCGCGATGGTCAGCCGTCGGCCGCAGGCGTTCACCGTCCTGCGCCCCCCGGACGTGTGGCTGTCCTTCGAGCTGTACCCGGACTTCTCCGGCATCAGCGTCCGCATCACCGGCACCGACCCGTCCGAGGGTGCTCCCGCGTCACCGGCCGCGCCGGCCGCGGGTCCCAGCCGCGCCATCCTGCTGTACCACCTGATGCAGCTGGCCGCCACCCTCACCGAGGCCGTCGGCGTGCAGGACGTGGTCGAGCAGAGCGCCGACCAACTGCTGCCCGCTCTGGGCGCGCAGGCCATGGTGCTGATGACGGTCGAGGGCGGCCGTCTGAAGATCCACGGCCACCGCGGCTACCGCGCCGGCATCGTGGGCCGCTTCGACACCGTCGCTCTGAGCTCGGGCGTTCCCGGCAGCAAGGTCCTCACCACCGGAGTCCCGGACTTCTTCGCGACCTTCGCGGAACTCCGGCGCGCCTATCCGTCCGCCGTGCACGAGGACGGAATGGCCTCCTGGGCCTTTCTGCCGCTGATCGCGTCCGGCCGCCCCATCGGCTCCCTCCTCCTCGCCTACAGCCGGCCTCATGTCTTCCCGTCCGGTGAGCGCGCCGTCCTCATGTCGCTGGCCGGCCTGGTCGGGCAGGCCCTGGACCGCGCCCGTCTCTACGACGCCAAACACCACCTCGTCCACCGCCTGCAGTCCGCCCTCCTGCCGCACACGCTCCCCCACGTCCCCGGTCTGAAGGTCGCCGCCCGCTATCTGCCGGCCACCCGGGGCCTGGGCATCGGCGGCGACTTCTACGACCTCATCCGTCTCGACGAGCGCACGGCCGGTGCCACCATCGGCGACGTACAGGGACACAATGTGGACGCCGCGGCCCTCATGGGGCAGGTCCGCACCGCCGTCCACGCCCACGCCACGGTGGGCGCGTCCCCCGACGACGTCCTGGCCGCCACCAACCGCCTGCTGATCGACCTCGATCCCGGCCTGTTCACCAGCTGCCTCTACGTCCACCTCGACCTCGCCACCCACCGCGCGTGCCTGGCCACCGCCGGCCATCCGCCGCCCTTGCTGCGCCATGCCGACGGACGCACCGAACTGCTCCCGGTTCCGCCCGGTCTCCTGCTCGGTATCGAGCAGGACATCCGTTATCCGGTCCTGGAGATCCCCCTGCCGCCGGGCTGTGTGCTCGCCCTCTACACCGACGGGCTCGTCGAAACCCCGGGAACCGACATAGACGACGCCACCGCGGCCCTCGCCGGGCTTCTCGAGCACGCCGACCCCACCGACCTCGACGCCATGGCCGATCTCCTCGTCCGCCACGCCCCCGCTCCCGGCGACGACATCGCCCTGCTCCTCCTCAGCCCCGGTGAGTGA
- a CDS encoding DUF6328 family protein encodes MTMTEQPVESAGENTACRARHDSHSPSPGPGAETPETAHEQVNRRWNEILQETRVTQTGVQILFGFLLSVAFTPLFRELETFDRVLYVITVVLGAAATGSLIAPVSIHRFLSGQRMKDELVEAAGHLMMCGMVLLALTIGCTLLLILRVVVPGVLAEVLAGGVMLWFGLCWYALPLHLRRRSVRRSRTDDA; translated from the coding sequence ATGACCATGACGGAGCAGCCGGTCGAGTCGGCGGGGGAGAACACCGCCTGCCGCGCGCGCCACGACAGCCACAGTCCGAGTCCGGGACCCGGTGCCGAAACGCCGGAAACAGCGCATGAGCAGGTCAATCGCCGCTGGAACGAGATCCTGCAGGAGACCCGGGTCACCCAGACGGGCGTGCAGATCCTTTTCGGATTCCTGCTCAGTGTGGCCTTCACCCCGCTGTTCCGGGAGTTGGAAACGTTCGACCGCGTCCTCTACGTCATCACCGTGGTGCTCGGCGCGGCAGCCACGGGATCGCTCATAGCGCCCGTCTCCATCCACCGCTTCCTGTCCGGTCAGCGCATGAAGGACGAGCTCGTGGAGGCCGCCGGCCACTTGATGATGTGCGGCATGGTCCTCCTCGCGCTGACCATCGGCTGCACCCTTCTGCTGATTCTCCGTGTCGTGGTTCCCGGTGTCCTCGCCGAAGTGCTCGCCGGCGGGGTCATGCTGTGGTTCGGCCTCTGCTGGTACGCGCTGCCGCTGCACCTGCGACGCCGCTCCGTGCGACGCTCCCGCACCGACGACGCGTAG
- a CDS encoding thioesterase II family protein, with protein MESRDPWIRTLRGAVPPRARVLFFPHAGGAASFYAPFARRFPEGYDVTAVQYPGRQERFGEPFVTTVEGLADRLVPSLRRWAAEPVPLVLVGHSMGASVAFESVLRLGRDRLTGHCRLVVSGRTAPSAPRELPALDSDQEILDHLAGLGGTDPAIVRSPELMDLFLPVMRNDYQAATRYRPVPDAVVDTPVLCLTGDRDPQVAPEEAAAWKSHTTAGFRLETLTGDHFFLTDHPDTVVRLVAECADAGGR; from the coding sequence ATGGAGAGCAGGGACCCCTGGATCAGGACACTGCGTGGTGCCGTGCCACCTCGCGCGCGCGTGCTCTTCTTTCCGCACGCCGGTGGCGCCGCCTCGTTCTACGCGCCGTTCGCACGGCGGTTCCCCGAGGGGTACGACGTCACGGCCGTTCAGTACCCGGGGCGGCAGGAGCGCTTCGGTGAACCGTTCGTGACGACCGTCGAAGGACTCGCCGACCGGCTGGTGCCGTCCCTGCGGCGATGGGCGGCGGAGCCTGTGCCGCTCGTGCTCGTCGGTCACAGCATGGGAGCGTCCGTCGCCTTCGAGTCGGTGCTCCGGCTCGGGCGCGACCGGCTGACGGGGCACTGCCGTCTCGTCGTCTCCGGCCGGACCGCCCCGTCGGCACCGCGCGAGCTGCCCGCTCTCGACTCCGACCAGGAGATTCTCGACCACCTCGCCGGTCTCGGCGGCACCGACCCGGCGATCGTCCGCAGCCCGGAACTCATGGACCTGTTCCTGCCTGTCATGCGCAACGACTACCAGGCGGCCACCCGGTACCGGCCGGTCCCCGACGCCGTGGTGGACACACCCGTCCTCTGCCTGACCGGGGACCGGGACCCACAGGTCGCACCGGAGGAGGCCGCAGCATGGAAAAGTCACACTACGGCCGGCTTTCGGCTGGAAACCCTCACCGGGGATCATTTCTTCCTGACGGACCATCCGGACACCGTTGTGCGGCTCGTCGCCGAGTGCGCCGACGCGGGCGGACGATGA
- a CDS encoding serine hydrolase domain-containing protein, which yields MPYSTTAPAADRPTSPLRQEVQSRLDSLARTHRVPGAQLAVHTGTHTLSVHTGTADALTGTPFTEDTAVPLGSVTKLGTAVALLLLADDGDLDLDAPAAELLPELRPSSEVTARHLLSHTAGLPTGPDSDSAAGTTATRYLSAVCTARSALFPPGTGFSYSNAGYVAAGRLVSEVTGMTWQEALRALLLEPLGIVPAFLGDAAPARPVATGHALNTATGLVRPAHQNLAPVEAPAGALLASAEDLVALGRAVIGRSTVLPASVAARMRRPEPAADPGALADSWGLGLALFRQDGRVWCGHDGNAQGTSCHLRADPDSGVVVAFTGNAGGATALWRDLAADLVRLTGIRVPAAPATAHRGRAVPLPECAGTYRNGGTEYAVKLDGDGTPTLSVDGDRPLPLVCYPDLSCDLVDPATGRHEPGGRFHRDPATGTIDRLQISGRTARRADIV from the coding sequence ATGCCCTACTCCACCACCGCTCCGGCCGCCGACCGGCCGACATCCCCGCTGCGCCAGGAGGTGCAGAGCCGCCTCGACTCCCTCGCGCGCACCCACCGCGTGCCCGGCGCCCAACTGGCCGTCCACACCGGCACGCACACCCTCAGCGTGCACACCGGCACGGCCGACGCCCTGACGGGAACCCCGTTCACCGAGGACACGGCCGTACCCCTGGGCTCCGTCACCAAGCTCGGCACGGCCGTCGCCCTGCTGCTCCTCGCCGACGACGGAGACCTCGACCTCGACGCGCCCGCCGCCGAACTGCTGCCCGAATTAAGGCCGTCGTCCGAGGTGACCGCGCGTCACCTGCTCAGTCACACCGCCGGCCTGCCCACCGGACCCGACTCCGACAGCGCCGCCGGCACCACCGCCACGCGCTACCTCTCGGCGGTCTGCACCGCGCGGAGCGCCCTGTTCCCGCCGGGAACCGGCTTCTCCTATTCCAACGCCGGTTACGTCGCCGCCGGCCGGCTCGTGTCCGAAGTGACGGGCATGACCTGGCAGGAAGCGCTGCGAGCGCTCCTCCTCGAGCCCCTGGGCATCGTCCCCGCCTTCCTCGGCGACGCCGCCCCCGCGCGGCCGGTCGCCACCGGCCACGCCCTCAACACGGCCACGGGCCTGGTGCGCCCGGCCCACCAGAACCTCGCCCCGGTGGAGGCTCCGGCCGGAGCCCTGCTGGCGAGCGCCGAGGACCTGGTGGCCCTGGGAAGGGCCGTCATCGGCCGGTCCACCGTCCTGCCCGCGTCCGTCGCCGCCCGGATGCGCCGTCCCGAACCGGCCGCCGACCCCGGCGCCCTGGCGGACTCCTGGGGCCTGGGTCTCGCCCTCTTCCGGCAGGACGGCCGCGTGTGGTGCGGCCACGACGGGAACGCCCAGGGCACCTCCTGCCATCTGCGGGCCGACCCGGACAGCGGTGTCGTCGTCGCCTTCACCGGCAACGCGGGCGGCGCCACCGCCCTGTGGCGGGACCTCGCCGCCGACCTCGTCCGGCTCACCGGCATACGCGTGCCGGCCGCCCCGGCCACCGCCCACCGCGGCCGGGCCGTACCGCTGCCGGAGTGCGCCGGCACCTACCGCAACGGGGGCACCGAGTACGCGGTCAAGCTCGACGGGGACGGCACGCCGACCCTGTCCGTCGACGGTGACCGCCCCCTCCCGCTGGTGTGCTACCCGGACCTGTCCTGCGATCTGGTCGACCCGGCCACGGGCCGGCACGAGCCCGGCGGCCGCTTCCACCGAGATCCCGCCACCGGGACCATCGACCGCCTGCAGATATCCGGACGCACCGCGCGCCGCGCCGACATCGTCTGA